In Bacteroidota bacterium, a single window of DNA contains:
- a CDS encoding aminopeptidase P N-terminal domain-containing protein — protein MNRKNFVLVLLCVSILVPARSFSQGLKYLTYDKDQTPSSEHKERRERFMHDIGADAVAVFFSATEKSRNGDNGYPFRQDDNFYYLTGFNEENAILVLNPKGVVLRDERDSTKSDTVREILFVQPRDPSMERWTGRRFGPEGAVALLGVQRAYTNEQFKKMFNSVFPYWGAKTVYIAAFPETGGELMELLQPVRECVDNLKSYNLTTELRDPSAIIKKYRVIKSPAEISLMTKAAHISAVAHRQAMMSCKPGMTEYGIQAVYEYVFRRMGSEYNAYSCIVGAAENSVILHYESNRRPINDGDIVLADCGCEYHDYASDVTRTYPANGKFSPAQRKIYQLVLDAQSACIAMMKPGTAWKDVNTTADSVLLNGLLSLGIVKEKNQHELRRFFPHGLGHAVGLDVHDVNAGMMVPGMVYTVEPGIYIPENADGVDPKFYNIGVRIEDDILITPEGHTNLSGEAPREIDEIESLMQKKGIGDAPIE, from the coding sequence ATGAACCGGAAAAATTTCGTTCTTGTTCTTCTTTGCGTTTCAATTCTCGTTCCCGCACGATCCTTTTCGCAGGGGCTAAAATACCTGACCTATGATAAGGATCAAACCCCGAGCTCCGAGCACAAGGAGAGACGCGAGCGATTTATGCACGATATTGGCGCCGACGCTGTCGCAGTTTTCTTTTCGGCAACGGAAAAAAGCAGAAACGGCGACAATGGATACCCCTTCCGGCAGGATGATAATTTCTATTATCTCACGGGATTCAACGAGGAGAATGCAATTCTGGTCTTGAATCCTAAAGGAGTTGTCCTGCGCGATGAACGGGATTCGACGAAGAGTGACACGGTTCGTGAGATCCTTTTTGTTCAACCGCGGGATCCAAGCATGGAACGGTGGACCGGCCGGCGCTTTGGTCCGGAAGGAGCCGTCGCTCTTCTGGGCGTTCAAAGGGCGTACACAAATGAACAGTTTAAGAAGATGTTCAACTCCGTTTTTCCGTATTGGGGAGCGAAAACTGTATACATTGCGGCCTTCCCCGAAACAGGGGGCGAATTGATGGAACTTCTTCAACCGGTGCGGGAGTGCGTGGATAACCTGAAATCGTATAATTTAACGACAGAGCTCCGTGACCCCTCGGCGATCATAAAGAAATACCGCGTCATCAAATCCCCCGCTGAAATTTCCTTGATGACGAAGGCCGCGCATATCAGCGCCGTGGCGCATCGGCAGGCGATGATGTCGTGCAAACCGGGAATGACGGAGTACGGTATTCAGGCGGTGTACGAATATGTGTTCCGGAGGATGGGCTCCGAGTACAATGCATATTCATGTATCGTGGGAGCGGCGGAAAACTCGGTCATCCTCCATTATGAATCCAACCGCCGGCCGATCAACGACGGCGATATCGTACTCGCTGATTGCGGCTGCGAATACCATGACTATGCAAGCGACGTCACGCGCACATACCCAGCGAACGGAAAATTCAGTCCGGCGCAGCGAAAGATCTACCAGCTTGTTCTCGACGCGCAAAGTGCGTGCATTGCGATGATGAAGCCGGGGACGGCATGGAAGGACGTGAACACGACGGCAGATTCCGTTCTGCTGAATGGATTATTATCGCTCGGCATCGTGAAGGAAAAAAATCAACACGAACTGAGAAGGTTTTTTCCTCATGGCCTAGGCCACGCGGTAGGGCTTGACGTCCACGACGTGAACGCAGGCATGATGGTCCCGGGAATGGTCTATACCGTGGAGCCGGGGATCTATATTCCTGAGAATGCCGACGGTGTCGACCCTAAGTTTTACAATATCGGGGTACGGATCGAGGACGACATCCTGATCACCCCGGAAGGTCACACAAACCTCTCCGGCGAGGCGCCGCGTGAAATCGATGAGATTGAGTCGCTGATGCAGAAAAAAGGAATCGGCGACGCGCCGATAGAATAA
- a CDS encoding MmcQ/YjbR family DNA-binding protein, with protein MPLNLESIRTYCLKKEGRITEEFPFDEVVLVFKVNRKIFILIMTDAHPLTINLKCDPERAIELREQYPAVIPGYHMNKKHWNTVLLDGTIPPKEVYAMIDHSFELIAKGVKPIKRKKTVKKNSR; from the coding sequence ATCCGAACATACTGTTTGAAGAAAGAGGGGAGAATCACAGAGGAGTTTCCGTTCGACGAGGTCGTGCTGGTGTTTAAGGTGAACAGAAAAATTTTTATTCTTATCATGACCGATGCACATCCGCTCACGATCAACCTGAAGTGCGACCCTGAACGTGCCATCGAGCTCCGGGAACAATACCCCGCCGTCATCCCGGGGTATCATATGAACAAGAAGCACTGGAACACCGTCCTGCTCGACGGCACCATTCCCCCGAAGGAAGTGTATGCAATGATCGACCATTCATTCGAGTTGATCGCAAAAGGTGTGAAGCCGATAAAAAGGAAAAAGACCGTCAAGAAAAACTCCCGATAG